Proteins from a genomic interval of Symmachiella macrocystis:
- a CDS encoding bifunctional SulP family inorganic anion transporter/carbonic anhydrase, with the protein MTEQLPKKSGTLVNDLTAGVVVFIVAVPLCLGIALASDAPLFSGLLSGIVGGIVVGLLSRSHTSVSGPAAGLTAIVSSQITALGSFQVFLLAVMIAGAMQIAAGIARAGFIAMFVPNSVIKGLLTAIGIILILKQIPHVVGHDDDFEGEMSFAQPDQQNTFTELLSVFQGQWHLGAATIGLLSIVLLVAWSRIKFLKNSPVPAPLVVVLLGLGLGVLFGNWGVGWAIGKSHLVQVPVAKNLSEFRSFLTHPDFSAWLNPQVYMAAITIAIVASLETVLNLEATDRLDPQQRQSPPSRELIAQGAGNMVTGLIGGIPVTSVIVRSSVNINTGGKTKLSTIIHGCLLLASVSLAPQVLNQIPLSCLAAILLATGFKLASPALFKQMYKEGKYQFTPFLITVLAIVFTDLLVGILIGLGVSLSFILYSNVKRPLHRVVENHVGGEVLRIELSNQVSFLNRAAIVQTLDGVPEGGSVLIDARNSSYIDPDVLGLLHEFKNKSAPARGISISLLGFRNRYQLEDEIQYIDYSTHELQERLTADQVLEMLVAGNERFRSGNTLTRHTIRQINATATAQHPLAVVVSCMDSRAPVEMIFDVGVGDVFVVRVAGNVISPEVLASIEYGCVIARAPLVLVMGHTNCGAVTATVDAICGRSFNDAGCSHLKYIVDEVSPSIDGLSHFNAEQATDEDKIAFVNQVSHRNVQHSVEAILQRSPAISEQVRNGQAAVVGAMYDVNTGQLHCQDVDQHVKSQTGEM; encoded by the coding sequence ATGACGGAACAACTCCCTAAAAAGTCCGGAACTCTTGTGAACGACCTCACCGCGGGTGTGGTCGTGTTTATCGTCGCCGTGCCACTGTGCTTGGGAATTGCGTTGGCATCCGATGCCCCACTTTTTTCCGGCCTACTCTCCGGAATTGTCGGCGGGATTGTCGTCGGTCTTCTCAGTCGCTCTCACACCAGTGTCAGCGGTCCCGCCGCTGGCCTCACAGCGATTGTCTCCTCGCAAATCACAGCACTGGGATCGTTCCAGGTCTTTCTTTTGGCCGTAATGATCGCCGGAGCGATGCAAATTGCAGCCGGCATTGCTCGTGCCGGTTTCATTGCGATGTTTGTGCCAAATAGCGTGATCAAGGGGTTGCTCACAGCCATCGGTATCATTTTGATCCTCAAGCAAATTCCTCACGTCGTGGGTCACGACGACGATTTCGAAGGAGAGATGTCGTTCGCGCAACCTGACCAACAGAATACGTTTACCGAACTGCTCTCGGTTTTCCAAGGTCAGTGGCATCTTGGTGCAGCGACAATCGGGTTACTCTCCATCGTCCTGTTGGTTGCTTGGAGCCGAATTAAATTCCTCAAAAACTCGCCCGTCCCAGCACCGTTAGTCGTTGTGCTGTTAGGTCTTGGACTCGGAGTGTTGTTTGGAAATTGGGGAGTTGGTTGGGCTATTGGCAAATCGCATCTTGTCCAGGTTCCAGTCGCCAAGAACTTAAGCGAATTCCGCAGCTTCCTGACACATCCAGATTTCTCAGCCTGGTTGAATCCACAGGTCTACATGGCAGCGATCACCATCGCGATCGTCGCCTCGCTGGAAACCGTGTTAAACCTCGAAGCCACCGATCGCCTCGATCCACAACAGAGACAATCCCCACCCAGCCGAGAACTGATCGCCCAAGGTGCGGGCAATATGGTGACCGGTCTGATCGGGGGAATTCCCGTGACCTCGGTCATTGTCCGCAGTTCGGTGAATATCAACACCGGTGGAAAAACTAAACTCTCGACGATTATTCACGGCTGTCTGCTGCTGGCTAGTGTGAGTTTGGCGCCACAAGTCTTGAACCAAATCCCATTGTCCTGCTTGGCAGCAATCCTGCTCGCCACAGGGTTCAAGCTGGCAAGTCCGGCGCTGTTCAAGCAGATGTACAAGGAAGGCAAATATCAGTTCACGCCGTTTTTGATTACGGTGCTGGCCATCGTATTCACGGACTTGCTCGTGGGAATTCTCATCGGCTTAGGAGTCAGTCTGAGTTTCATTTTGTACAGCAACGTAAAACGTCCGTTGCATCGAGTCGTGGAAAACCATGTCGGCGGCGAAGTGCTGCGGATCGAGCTGTCAAATCAAGTCAGTTTCTTAAACCGGGCTGCCATCGTTCAGACGCTCGACGGTGTTCCGGAGGGAGGGAGCGTACTCATCGACGCGCGCAATTCGAGTTACATCGATCCGGATGTGTTGGGTTTGCTGCACGAGTTCAAAAATAAGTCGGCACCAGCACGAGGGATCAGTATTAGCCTCTTGGGATTCCGCAACAGGTATCAACTTGAAGATGAAATTCAATACATCGACTACTCCACACACGAATTACAGGAACGCCTGACCGCCGATCAGGTCTTAGAAATGCTGGTTGCCGGGAACGAGCGGTTCCGGTCCGGTAACACCTTAACGCGGCATACCATTCGCCAGATCAATGCGACGGCCACCGCTCAGCACCCATTGGCGGTCGTTGTGAGTTGCATGGATTCCCGTGCACCGGTGGAGATGATTTTCGACGTCGGCGTAGGAGATGTGTTTGTCGTACGCGTGGCTGGCAACGTCATCAGCCCCGAAGTCTTGGCGAGCATTGAATATGGGTGTGTCATCGCGCGTGCTCCGTTGGTGTTGGTGATGGGGCACACCAATTGCGGGGCGGTCACTGCGACAGTGGATGCTATCTGCGGCCGATCTTTCAATGACGCTGGCTGTAGTCATCTCAAGTATATTGTCGACGAGGTGTCGCCTTCCATCGACGGCCTGTCCCATTTCAATGCAGAACAAGCGACCGACGAAGACAAGATCGCATTCGTGAATCAAGTCAGCCATCGGAATGTGCAACACTCCGTAGAAGCGATCTTACAGCGTAGTCCGGCCATCAGTGAGCAAGTCCGCAACGGTCAGGCGGCGGTGGTCGGTGCAATGTACGATGTCAACACTGGACAGTTGCACTGCCAAGACGTAGACCAGCACGTCAAATCGCAGACTGGTGAAATGTAA
- a CDS encoding serine/threonine protein kinase, translating into MLLIKKILVPLIKRARLKKVNIDARFIKERKLGQGSMSEVWRVKDKLSGRVVALKILDLEKTARLEARFEGLAKPCEGEVAIKLRHPHIVRTLEHGITTNNEQYLVMEYVNGVSLTLPVALQNELMQSHRLTFIVEIGEGLDYFHKQGWIHRDLCPRNILVDRQNSIKLIDFGLVVPNTPPFRAPGNRTGTASYMAPELIKRMPTDQRIDVYSYAVTCYEMYTKQLPHGVDPTLTLDMIVQHINQSPTDIRELVPDIDDQVASTIMTGLAAKPEDRWDSVGAMLHRLRGAKERLEPESEYEYVDDEEAGDDDEYEYEYEDDDGEWEYEDE; encoded by the coding sequence ATGCTGCTCATCAAAAAAATCCTTGTTCCGTTGATTAAACGGGCACGATTGAAGAAGGTCAATATTGACGCACGCTTCATCAAGGAACGTAAGCTCGGACAAGGGAGCATGTCGGAGGTTTGGCGGGTTAAGGACAAATTGAGCGGCCGCGTGGTGGCGTTGAAAATTTTGGACTTAGAAAAAACAGCGCGACTGGAAGCGCGGTTTGAAGGGTTGGCCAAGCCCTGCGAAGGGGAAGTCGCTATAAAATTGCGACACCCGCACATCGTTCGAACTTTGGAACACGGCATCACGACCAACAACGAACAGTATTTGGTTATGGAATACGTCAATGGCGTGAGCCTGACGTTGCCTGTTGCTCTGCAGAACGAATTGATGCAATCGCACCGTTTGACATTCATTGTCGAAATCGGGGAAGGGTTGGACTATTTTCACAAACAAGGTTGGATCCACCGCGATTTGTGTCCCCGCAACATACTGGTTGACCGGCAGAATTCCATCAAACTGATCGACTTCGGCCTCGTGGTACCCAACACGCCACCGTTTCGTGCTCCCGGTAATCGCACCGGTACCGCTAGTTATATGGCGCCGGAATTGATCAAACGGATGCCCACCGACCAACGGATCGACGTCTACTCATATGCCGTTACCTGCTATGAAATGTATACGAAACAGTTACCGCATGGCGTGGATCCCACATTGACGCTGGATATGATCGTGCAGCACATCAATCAGTCACCGACCGACATTCGTGAGTTGGTGCCCGATATTGACGACCAAGTGGCCTCGACAATCATGACGGGACTGGCGGCGAAACCGGAAGATCGCTGGGATTCAGTGGGAGCGATGTTACACCGACTTCGTGGAGCCAAGGAACGCTTGGAACCCGAATCCGAGTATGAATACGTCGACGACGAAGAGGCAGGCGATGACGACGAATATGAATACGAGTATGAAGACGACGATGGGGAATGGGAGTACGAAGACGAGTAA
- a CDS encoding efflux RND transporter periplasmic adaptor subunit — protein sequence MSSPLQRQVTDYEIFTARTAAVQSVDINPRVSGYLTKINFKDGDVVKKGDVLFEIDDRTYAAQLAQAKASVEFSKASLIESQAEYDIGLTVQKKNKGAISEQELTRRLGARDESQASVDKSKADLALAQLYYDWCKVTSPIDGRLGRHMVDVGNLVTENVTTLVNVVSIKPIWAYFNVDQNTTERYEQLVTDGKLKSARSGEIPVLMAIGPDTEFSLDGFVDFIGNQLDASTGSIQLRAVFKNEDARLVSGLFTRIRIPTSPPHEALLVTDAAIGTNQGQRYVLIVNDKQEVEYRVVDVGQMHNGLRAIKPYRTVSDTGPDGQVVQKQVEVLKPTDRVIVEGLLRAKPGIKVDPKTVDMLTLLRAPQAVPKAAKAQPSDK from the coding sequence GTGAGCTCACCGCTCCAGCGGCAAGTGACCGACTACGAGATATTCACTGCGCGCACGGCTGCCGTGCAGTCGGTCGACATCAATCCCCGCGTTTCCGGCTATCTGACGAAGATCAATTTCAAGGATGGCGATGTCGTCAAAAAGGGAGACGTTCTCTTTGAGATCGACGATCGGACGTATGCGGCACAGCTCGCACAAGCTAAAGCCAGCGTGGAGTTTTCAAAGGCCAGCCTAATTGAAAGTCAGGCGGAATACGACATTGGTCTGACCGTCCAAAAGAAAAATAAAGGGGCGATCAGCGAACAGGAACTGACCCGCCGACTCGGTGCTCGCGATGAATCACAAGCGTCGGTCGACAAATCCAAAGCCGATCTTGCCTTGGCACAACTCTATTATGATTGGTGCAAGGTCACCTCTCCGATAGACGGGCGGTTGGGGCGGCACATGGTTGACGTTGGAAATCTGGTCACGGAAAACGTCACCACATTGGTCAACGTGGTTTCGATCAAGCCGATTTGGGCCTATTTTAACGTCGATCAAAACACTACCGAACGCTACGAGCAGTTGGTCACCGACGGCAAGCTAAAATCAGCCCGCTCCGGGGAAATTCCCGTACTAATGGCCATCGGGCCAGATACCGAATTTTCACTCGATGGCTTCGTCGATTTTATCGGTAATCAACTCGATGCCAGTACCGGATCGATTCAGTTGCGCGCCGTCTTTAAGAATGAGGATGCGCGACTCGTTTCCGGATTGTTCACACGGATTCGCATTCCCACGTCACCGCCTCATGAGGCGCTGCTTGTGACGGATGCGGCCATCGGCACGAACCAGGGTCAACGATACGTGCTCATTGTGAATGATAAGCAGGAAGTGGAATACCGCGTTGTCGATGTCGGGCAAATGCACAACGGATTGCGGGCGATCAAACCTTATAGGACCGTCTCCGATACCGGTCCCGATGGTCAGGTTGTCCAGAAGCAAGTGGAAGTTCTCAAACCCACGGATCGAGTCATTGTCGAAGGCTTGCTCCGCGCCAAGCCAGGTATCAAAGTGGATCCGAAAACTGTCGATATGCTGACCCTCTTACGCGCTCCACAAGCGGTTCCCAAAGCGGCGAAGGCGCAGCCGAGCGACAAATAA
- a CDS encoding ATP-dependent helicase: MHSLANLNPAQREAVTTLSGPLLVLAGAGTGKTRVITHRMVQLIRKGTPPKQILSVTFTNKAAREMLARTKILLGGKVRQQPVISTFHSLCVRILREEIEALGYPKTFTIFDRSDQESAARSALRHIRVGDQALKPGDLISQISQWKSAGVAADDAGEVAENDKEFLAAMAFRRYQQNLRAAGGVDFDDLLLLTRQLFREHPETLKRQRERFTQVQIDEYQDTNGIQFDLVEALVREHRNLCVVGDDDQSIYGWRGAEVKHILGFHHTFPGAKVIRLEDNYRCTDKIIVLANELVQHNRGRHKKTLVAHKQSPHPVRFQKYDSEVGEAEQTVQEIQYIINEMNVPAGDFAILFRTNEQPRLFETELRRRQMPYLLLGTQSFFDRREIRDLLSYLKVLSQPTDEISLRRIINTPTRGIGAGTVEKLVARAVKAGSSLWDVLPAADSAGELPHKAAQAIDAFRGLMERNRRRFQSNAHGLGECVRQLIDDIDYEREIERLYKEPTQRSMRMAMLEELVEAVEQYEGQADKPTLQEFLEETALNGRDVESDKESQVSKDAVKLMTLHSAKGLEFPRVYLVGLEEGILPHKRSVEGTEANIEEERRLAYVGITRACDHLTLSRAARRTKWGKPRTTLPSRFLFEMFGEKPPAAVVDADDDE; encoded by the coding sequence ATGCATTCTCTCGCGAACTTGAACCCCGCCCAGCGGGAAGCGGTGACCACGCTTTCCGGTCCGCTGCTTGTACTGGCCGGCGCCGGAACCGGAAAAACCCGCGTCATCACGCATCGCATGGTGCAGTTGATACGCAAGGGAACGCCGCCCAAACAAATTCTTTCGGTGACGTTTACCAACAAAGCTGCGCGGGAAATGCTGGCCCGGACCAAAATTCTGCTAGGTGGCAAGGTCCGGCAGCAACCGGTGATCTCCACGTTTCACTCGTTGTGCGTGCGGATTCTCCGCGAAGAAATCGAGGCGTTGGGCTATCCCAAGACGTTTACGATTTTTGATCGCAGCGATCAGGAATCGGCGGCGCGTTCGGCGTTGCGTCATATTCGCGTTGGCGATCAAGCACTCAAACCGGGCGACTTGATATCACAAATTAGCCAATGGAAATCGGCGGGGGTCGCTGCCGATGATGCCGGCGAAGTTGCGGAAAACGATAAGGAATTCCTAGCGGCGATGGCTTTTCGCCGCTATCAGCAAAATCTCCGCGCTGCTGGCGGGGTAGATTTTGATGACCTGCTGCTATTGACGCGTCAATTGTTTCGCGAACACCCCGAGACCTTAAAGCGGCAGCGTGAGCGGTTTACGCAAGTGCAGATCGACGAGTATCAGGATACGAACGGCATTCAATTCGATTTGGTCGAAGCACTGGTCCGCGAACATCGTAATTTGTGTGTGGTGGGGGACGACGACCAATCGATTTATGGTTGGCGGGGAGCCGAAGTAAAACATATTCTCGGTTTTCACCACACGTTTCCCGGCGCCAAGGTGATTCGGCTGGAGGACAACTATCGTTGTACGGACAAAATCATCGTGCTGGCCAATGAGTTGGTCCAGCACAATCGCGGCCGACACAAAAAAACGCTGGTAGCACACAAGCAATCGCCGCATCCGGTGCGATTTCAGAAGTATGATTCCGAGGTGGGTGAAGCCGAGCAGACCGTCCAGGAGATTCAATACATCATCAACGAGATGAACGTCCCGGCGGGGGACTTTGCGATATTGTTTCGCACCAACGAACAACCGCGGCTGTTCGAAACTGAATTGCGGCGACGGCAAATGCCTTATTTGCTGTTGGGAACGCAATCGTTTTTTGATCGCCGCGAGATTCGCGATTTGTTGTCCTATCTAAAAGTCCTTTCGCAACCGACCGACGAAATCTCATTGCGGCGAATCATCAACACCCCGACGCGGGGCATCGGCGCCGGGACCGTCGAAAAATTGGTCGCCCGCGCCGTGAAAGCCGGTAGCAGCCTGTGGGATGTGCTTCCCGCTGCCGATTCAGCGGGAGAGTTACCGCACAAGGCAGCGCAGGCCATTGATGCGTTTCGCGGCTTGATGGAACGCAATCGTCGTCGCTTTCAGTCCAACGCACATGGCCTGGGAGAATGCGTGCGGCAACTGATCGATGACATCGACTATGAACGAGAAATCGAACGACTGTATAAAGAACCGACGCAACGGTCGATGCGGATGGCCATGCTTGAGGAGTTGGTCGAAGCGGTTGAACAGTACGAAGGACAAGCGGACAAGCCCACGCTGCAGGAGTTTCTCGAAGAGACGGCGCTCAATGGGCGTGATGTGGAGAGTGACAAAGAGTCGCAAGTTTCTAAAGACGCCGTCAAGCTGATGACGTTGCACAGCGCCAAGGGATTGGAGTTTCCCCGCGTGTATCTGGTCGGTTTAGAAGAAGGGATTTTGCCGCACAAACGGTCGGTGGAGGGGACCGAAGCCAACATCGAAGAAGAGCGGCGTTTGGCATACGTGGGCATCACCCGCGCCTGCGATCACCTCACCCTCAGCCGCGCCGCCCGCCGTACGAAATGGGGCAAACCCCGGACGACATTACCGTCGCGGTTTTTGTTCGAGATGTTCGGCGAAAAACCGCCGGCTGCGGTTGTGGATGCGGACGACGATGAGTGA
- a CDS encoding chloride channel protein, whose translation MEFVRRFDNLLKAFDLKSTGKWFFLSGLIGIVAGLGAIAFQFLSQLVLSLALNGVAGYMPLEPVGEYSFLPHSHTVFSPWHLLLVMAGGGLVSGWLVFKFAPEAAGHGTDGVIEAFHEKRGVIRTRVPFIKTIASAVTLGTGGSGGREGPIAQIGAGFGSYLATRLQLSDRDRRIMVAAGMGAGVGAIFRAPLAGALFAGEILYKDAEIESDVIVPAAISSIIGYSVYSLSLPPDFRFTPLFGKELQFEVGSTLELIPYALLAIILSFVAVLYIKVFYGAHAIFDRLPIPIMLRPALGALLAGLIGLGIFYGFDGDVRALAVLSTGYGAIQHAVAPQATMAIPLLLAIAFGKIVTTSCTISSGGSGGVFGPSMVIGGSIGSAVGQFFHEYSPDIVHHPQAYTIVGMAGFFAGAAHAPISTIIMVSEMTGNYQLLLPAMWVSTLCFLFCRRWTLYQKQAPSRMESPAHRGDFIVDVLEGIHVSDVFVPGRPVTCVPESMTLDQIVHLLAETHESYFPVVNKQDRVVGIFSARDVRTYLYDETIWNLAIAEDIMTTKIVSVNPNDDLNTALQRFTSVNLDELPVFDADEPGKLLGMLRRKETIAFYNRQLLRRKQGEVA comes from the coding sequence ATGGAATTCGTACGACGGTTTGACAATCTCCTCAAGGCCTTTGACCTCAAGTCGACAGGAAAATGGTTTTTTCTCTCGGGCCTGATTGGCATTGTCGCCGGTTTGGGAGCGATTGCTTTTCAGTTCCTCAGCCAGTTGGTGCTCTCCCTGGCTCTCAACGGTGTTGCCGGCTACATGCCGCTAGAACCGGTCGGTGAATACTCTTTTTTACCACATAGCCACACGGTTTTTTCACCTTGGCATCTTCTTCTAGTGATGGCCGGTGGGGGACTTGTCTCCGGCTGGCTGGTGTTCAAATTTGCTCCAGAGGCCGCCGGGCACGGGACCGATGGGGTGATCGAAGCGTTCCACGAAAAACGGGGGGTTATTCGGACCCGCGTCCCTTTCATCAAAACCATCGCGTCAGCCGTCACGTTGGGGACGGGTGGGTCAGGCGGGCGGGAGGGACCGATTGCCCAAATCGGCGCGGGCTTCGGATCGTATCTGGCCACGCGATTACAACTTTCTGATCGCGACCGGCGAATCATGGTGGCGGCGGGCATGGGAGCCGGTGTCGGTGCGATCTTCCGCGCTCCACTGGCCGGAGCCCTGTTCGCTGGAGAAATCCTCTACAAAGATGCCGAAATCGAATCGGACGTCATCGTTCCGGCGGCGATCTCCTCTATCATCGGCTATAGCGTCTATAGCCTGTCGCTACCTCCCGATTTTCGTTTCACACCGTTGTTTGGAAAAGAACTGCAGTTTGAAGTCGGTTCAACGCTGGAACTGATTCCCTATGCGCTCTTGGCGATCATTCTGTCCTTTGTCGCGGTCTTATACATCAAGGTGTTTTACGGCGCCCATGCAATTTTCGATCGCCTGCCGATTCCGATAATGCTGCGCCCCGCGCTGGGAGCTTTGCTGGCCGGACTCATTGGATTAGGAATCTTTTACGGATTCGACGGCGATGTGCGTGCACTCGCAGTGCTCTCCACAGGTTATGGTGCCATTCAGCACGCGGTCGCGCCCCAGGCGACAATGGCGATTCCGCTCCTTTTGGCGATCGCCTTCGGAAAAATCGTGACCACCTCCTGCACGATCAGCTCCGGCGGATCGGGGGGCGTCTTTGGTCCATCGATGGTCATCGGCGGTTCGATCGGATCGGCAGTGGGACAATTCTTTCATGAATATTCACCCGACATCGTCCACCACCCGCAGGCATATACGATCGTGGGCATGGCCGGGTTCTTTGCCGGGGCTGCACATGCGCCGATTTCCACAATCATCATGGTCTCGGAGATGACCGGTAATTATCAATTGCTGTTGCCGGCGATGTGGGTCTCTACACTCTGCTTTCTGTTTTGCCGCCGTTGGACCCTGTATCAAAAACAGGCTCCCAGCCGAATGGAATCCCCCGCACATCGCGGCGATTTTATTGTCGACGTACTCGAAGGCATTCACGTCAGCGATGTGTTCGTCCCGGGACGCCCAGTGACCTGTGTGCCCGAATCCATGACCCTTGACCAAATCGTGCACCTGCTGGCCGAAACGCACGAGTCGTACTTTCCCGTCGTCAATAAACAAGACCGCGTCGTGGGCATTTTCTCCGCCCGCGATGTGCGGACGTATCTCTACGACGAGACCATTTGGAACCTGGCAATCGCTGAGGATATCATGACGACTAAAATCGTCAGCGTGAATCCGAACGACGATCTGAACACCGCCTTGCAACGTTTTACTTCGGTGAATCTCGACGAACTCCCCGTCTTCGACGCCGACGAACCGGGCAAACTGTTAGGAATGTTGCGCCGCAAGGAAACCATCGCATTCTATAACCGGCAATTACTCCGAAGAAAACAAGGGGAAGTGGCCTGA
- a CDS encoding alpha/beta fold hydrolase, whose amino-acid sequence MQKLILSDGRTLAYEDYGDPQGATVIFNHGLSDSRLIRNPDEALTRSLGVRVIAADQPGVGGSSPQKSRKMVDWGQDMEELADFLNLDRFAVAGHSGGSPHALAVAFRLKERVTKVVLASPVAPLDEPGMGKLMINKDLKLIAKLHHLHFLIKWASNFAAKNALKDIPSFVEATAHEDSSDAETFLRNPAQREMFEASFAAGLQQGGEGMYEMIMALWDWGFKPEEVQQRVELFYGDADDILDVKMPLHLAKQLPDCKTHVWDGAGHYGFVDDNRWSEFMNAAT is encoded by the coding sequence ATGCAAAAGCTAATCCTCAGCGATGGTCGCACCTTGGCTTATGAGGACTATGGAGATCCCCAAGGGGCTACGGTGATCTTCAATCATGGCTTGTCCGATTCCCGGTTGATCCGCAATCCCGACGAAGCATTGACTAGATCGCTCGGCGTGCGTGTGATTGCGGCGGATCAACCGGGTGTGGGAGGATCTTCGCCACAAAAATCTCGAAAAATGGTCGATTGGGGCCAGGACATGGAGGAATTGGCAGACTTCCTCAACTTGGACCGGTTTGCCGTAGCGGGCCATTCGGGCGGGTCCCCCCATGCACTCGCTGTCGCTTTCCGGCTCAAAGAACGAGTGACAAAAGTCGTGCTCGCCTCACCCGTCGCTCCTCTCGACGAACCGGGGATGGGCAAGTTGATGATCAACAAGGACTTGAAACTCATCGCCAAATTGCATCACCTGCATTTCCTCATCAAGTGGGCGTCGAACTTCGCAGCCAAGAACGCACTGAAAGACATTCCGAGTTTTGTCGAGGCCACTGCGCATGAGGATTCTTCGGATGCCGAAACTTTTTTGCGCAACCCTGCGCAACGCGAAATGTTTGAAGCGTCTTTTGCCGCGGGACTCCAGCAAGGGGGCGAGGGCATGTACGAGATGATCATGGCGCTGTGGGACTGGGGTTTTAAACCGGAAGAGGTGCAGCAACGCGTCGAGCTATTCTACGGCGACGCTGATGACATACTGGATGTCAAGATGCCGCTGCATCTTGCAAAACAGTTGCCAGACTGCAAAACTCATGTTTGGGATGGTGCCGGCCACTACGGTTTTGTCGACGACAATCGTTGGTCGGAGTTTATGAACGCGGCCACTTGA
- a CDS encoding Gfo/Idh/MocA family protein: MPHTRLNRRRFLQHASAWAGIAVWTGLAGRASGFESANERPRIAAVGTGSRWDHRATGLNGTYGSGKQFPKYGDVVAVCDADADRRERAAGLVKQWNGAAPDSVADYRAIIDRDDIDIVHISTPDHWHAKIAIEAMLSGKDVYCEKPMTLTIDEGRQMCDVCRRTGQIVQVGTQQRSDEKFLKAIAIIRDGRIGKLKQVTCSIGGGPTSPEIPAVDAPKQLDWNQWLGPAPEVAYRSLAGPNGETQSWSRSHYEFRWWYEYSGGKLTDWGAHHVDIATWAMDKTDTGPISIDPVMVKHPVPFKDGYPTADNQYNTATEFLINAAYADGMQLTIRHDLDNGILFEGTEGRIFINRGRLAGKPVEELATNPLPDDALEQVYKGRPLTDHFRNFFEAVADRKQPVSDVFSHHSGLTTCHLAGIVARLGRKIAWDPQAEQVLNDKQAQSLVSRDKRHGFEIET, translated from the coding sequence ATGCCCCATACTCGCCTCAACCGTCGCCGATTCCTGCAACACGCCTCTGCCTGGGCGGGCATCGCCGTCTGGACGGGACTTGCCGGCCGCGCGTCGGGTTTCGAAAGCGCTAACGAGCGACCGCGAATCGCTGCGGTCGGCACCGGAAGCCGTTGGGACCACCGCGCCACCGGACTGAATGGCACGTACGGCTCGGGCAAACAGTTTCCCAAGTATGGCGATGTCGTCGCCGTCTGCGATGCCGACGCCGACCGCCGCGAACGCGCAGCGGGGCTCGTCAAGCAGTGGAACGGCGCTGCCCCGGACAGCGTCGCCGATTACCGGGCGATTATTGATCGCGACGATATCGACATTGTCCATATCTCCACGCCCGATCACTGGCACGCAAAAATCGCCATCGAAGCCATGCTCTCCGGCAAGGACGTCTATTGCGAAAAGCCGATGACACTGACCATCGACGAAGGCCGGCAAATGTGCGACGTCTGTCGTCGCACAGGCCAAATCGTGCAAGTCGGCACACAACAACGCAGCGACGAAAAGTTCCTCAAAGCCATCGCCATCATTCGCGATGGACGGATCGGAAAACTCAAACAGGTCACCTGCAGCATCGGCGGCGGCCCCACTAGCCCGGAAATTCCCGCAGTCGATGCGCCGAAACAGCTCGACTGGAACCAATGGCTCGGCCCTGCTCCAGAAGTCGCCTACCGCAGTTTGGCTGGCCCCAATGGCGAAACCCAAAGCTGGTCGCGGTCCCATTACGAATTTCGTTGGTGGTACGAGTATTCCGGTGGCAAACTGACCGACTGGGGCGCGCACCACGTCGACATCGCTACCTGGGCCATGGACAAAACCGACACGGGTCCCATCTCCATTGATCCGGTAATGGTCAAACATCCCGTGCCATTCAAAGATGGATATCCCACAGCAGACAATCAGTACAACACCGCCACAGAGTTTTTGATCAATGCCGCTTACGCCGATGGCATGCAGTTGACCATCCGCCACGACTTGGACAACGGTATCTTGTTCGAAGGAACCGAAGGACGCATTTTCATCAACCGCGGCCGGCTGGCCGGCAAACCGGTCGAGGAACTCGCCACCAATCCGCTACCCGACGACGCACTGGAACAGGTCTACAAAGGCCGCCCGCTGACCGACCACTTCCGCAACTTCTTTGAAGCGGTCGCCGATCGCAAACAACCCGTCTCCGATGTCTTCAGCCATCACAGCGGCCTAACAACCTGCCATCTCGCGGGAATCGTCGCCCGGCTGGGACGCAAAATCGCGTGGGACCCGCAAGCCGAACAAGTCCTCAACGACAAACAAGCGCAAAGCCTTGTCAGCCGCGACAAACGACACGGCTTTGAGATTGAAACATAG